The following are from one region of the Treponema denticola genome:
- a CDS encoding Rpn family recombination-promoting nuclease/putative transposase → MVKRFEDLTFTDDFMFCKVMQNPDLCKRLIEMILADTIGKIAYISIQHNLKNYEQAKSVRFDVLVQTENGNLYDVEMQVSNEKNIPKRMRFYQAAIDISFLDKGNFYNDLNDSFIIFICLFDVIGKNRPVYTFENICIEDKNISLQDGTKKVIINSEAFKNTEDKDLKEFLEYLKTGKPNNEFTRRIEEVIQTIKENEQARQEYRLMSTFEMDARYKGFSEGLKQTAKNMKMEKLDISLIKKITGLSESEIEKL, encoded by the coding sequence TTGACGTTTACGGACGATTTTATGTTTTGTAAAGTTATGCAAAATCCGGATTTATGCAAAAGACTCATTGAGATGATACTGGCCGATACAATAGGTAAAATTGCATATATTTCGATACAGCATAATCTTAAAAACTATGAACAGGCAAAGTCGGTGAGATTTGATGTTTTAGTGCAGACAGAAAACGGTAATTTATACGATGTTGAAATGCAGGTAAGCAATGAGAAGAATATACCTAAAAGAATGAGGTTTTACCAAGCAGCTATAGACATTTCGTTCTTGGATAAAGGGAATTTCTATAACGATTTAAATGACAGCTTTATAATTTTTATCTGTTTATTTGATGTTATCGGTAAAAATAGACCTGTTTATACTTTTGAAAATATTTGTATAGAAGATAAAAATATATCTTTACAAGACGGAACAAAAAAGGTTATAATAAATTCAGAGGCTTTTAAAAATACCGAAGATAAAGATTTAAAAGAATTTTTAGAATATCTTAAAACAGGTAAGCCAAATAATGAATTTACAAGGAGGATAGAAGAAGTGATACAAACAATAAAAGAAAACGAACAAGCAAGACAAGAATATAGATTAATGTCTACTTTTGAGATGGACGCTAGGTATAAAGGTTTTTCAGAAGGCTTAAAGCAAACGGCTAAAAATATGAAAATGGAAAAGCTGGATATATCTTTAATTAAAAAAATAACCGGTCTTTCCGAATCCGAAATAGAAAAACTGTAA